In the genome of Coraliomargarita algicola, one region contains:
- a CDS encoding sensor histidine kinase encodes MLASLTVSSNFNTSFAYYLFRHCLFFVLCGYLSICHSHASEDVTPLTDYLVKNLTTEEGLPMNQLNYIGVSQEGFLWIASFEGLIRYDGVDFKSITHHDYAQLRGGAFHLAIDHSNALWAFDTNHRYLFRLKDGNIQHWETDRLTDVLDYNLFLDWHGEIVLLGKNHFYKVIDDMLTRYSIPGTEGLSIHYAQFASDGSLWLADKSQGIHHIVDGQVTWFDPKTLGSKSGRIVLLEQGIDQTIWAISADNDLLHFQNGQWQLYQDPTLSQSGLTRAMLSESNGTLWIGTQNGMFRYQEGQIHKLPSNHYQDADHIYSIARTPDGNIAYSTFNNGLKLIQKRVFKTHTRADNFQYGAVRSITSEANGSTYLIGSSAGVSRISKESGSIEVLFPALKNVDITDIEIISQDHIYFSSYSQGLYEYKNNELRRYTQEDGLPADTIYQIQKMPDGRLALGTYNGLVFFDGQQFEPLPAETQLPSNLIISLYLDGDTLWFSMASAGIYAYRNGQIIPTSQGTELESTTVFHITKDSQGNLWGGYSGGILKIKDGQLKVYEMPKSFPYINIFHVWRDANEGLWLTTNAGLYRVKISDIEHTTSSHTFTYQSYLKTDGLPSNNITALSEVYAEQDTLWIPFSGGIVELNPARLRNEAFQPRLLIDQVRVNGINLPTTELNNETPKEFAPGLRYMRINYTAPRFQGGEDLIFRYRLKGFEDWDESSRREAVYTNLPPGDYTFEVSCMADTSTDPKEVQWARFHFTIHPYFHQTVWFYFLIFSAFALVAYLAHNWRLKRSQRQNERLETLVNQRTQELKHQSEELLMAKEHAESANRLKSEFTANISHEIRTPMNSIIGFTDILRSEINDPTHKDYLNTVYKSATMLMAMFNDLLDLSKIEANKLSMHPRPSDLIKECHETLQMLSPKLNQKGLSIHFEHSPNFPKQVLIDATRFRQVLLNIVGNAIKFTDTGGIKINLKLRQASESHANISCQIDDTGIGIPQKMQKRIFHAFEQASRDFTRNETGSGLGLAISLRLIQMMHGRILVDSKEGVGSTFTIELPSVVICHHEKSSPHSTQQFESAQHSNEAFPSEINASWMIEMFKLETLGQEALDTLLGIIKDELMPALTKMDTARFQSIIYKLQAINTTKNIEQLDALCHLIREYSERIDISGSRHLRRILNDALIELNHPHT; translated from the coding sequence ATGCTGGCATCCCTGACAGTGAGTTCAAATTTCAACACCTCCTTCGCCTACTATCTGTTTCGTCACTGCCTATTTTTCGTCCTCTGTGGATATTTATCCATCTGCCATAGTCATGCCAGCGAGGATGTCACTCCGCTGACGGACTATTTAGTAAAAAACCTCACAACAGAAGAAGGGCTGCCGATGAATCAGCTCAATTACATCGGCGTATCACAAGAAGGCTTTTTATGGATCGCTTCCTTCGAAGGCCTCATCCGCTATGATGGCGTCGACTTTAAAAGTATCACCCATCACGATTACGCACAACTGCGGGGAGGCGCCTTCCACCTAGCGATTGACCACAGCAATGCGCTCTGGGCATTCGACACCAACCATAGATACCTATTTCGCCTGAAAGACGGTAATATTCAGCACTGGGAAACCGATCGCCTGACGGACGTATTGGACTACAATCTCTTCCTTGATTGGCATGGTGAAATAGTTCTCTTAGGTAAAAATCACTTTTACAAAGTCATAGACGATATGCTTACGAGGTATTCGATTCCGGGAACAGAAGGCCTCTCGATTCACTACGCACAGTTTGCGAGCGACGGCAGTCTATGGCTCGCGGACAAAAGCCAAGGCATACATCACATCGTCGACGGGCAAGTGACTTGGTTTGACCCGAAAACCTTGGGCTCAAAGTCAGGGCGCATTGTCTTATTGGAACAAGGCATCGATCAAACAATCTGGGCCATCTCTGCAGACAACGATCTGCTCCACTTCCAAAACGGTCAATGGCAGCTCTACCAAGACCCCACACTCAGCCAAAGTGGTCTAACACGCGCCATGCTGAGCGAATCGAACGGCACCCTCTGGATCGGCACTCAAAACGGCATGTTTCGCTATCAAGAGGGACAAATCCACAAGCTCCCCAGCAATCATTACCAAGACGCCGATCACATCTACTCCATAGCCCGGACACCCGATGGCAACATCGCTTACAGCACTTTTAACAATGGATTAAAACTCATACAGAAACGTGTATTTAAAACGCACACACGCGCCGACAATTTCCAGTATGGTGCCGTCCGCAGTATCACATCTGAAGCCAATGGCAGCACATATCTGATCGGCAGCAGCGCTGGTGTCAGCCGTATCAGTAAAGAAAGTGGGAGCATTGAAGTGCTCTTCCCTGCTCTCAAAAATGTCGATATTACTGACATAGAAATCATATCTCAGGATCATATTTATTTCTCCAGTTACAGTCAGGGGCTCTATGAATACAAGAATAACGAACTGCGACGCTACACTCAAGAAGACGGCCTTCCTGCAGATACAATTTACCAAATACAAAAGATGCCCGACGGGCGCTTGGCACTCGGCACCTATAATGGCTTGGTCTTCTTCGATGGACAGCAGTTCGAACCGCTTCCCGCCGAGACACAGCTACCTTCCAATCTAATCATCTCACTGTATTTGGATGGTGACACGCTCTGGTTTTCCATGGCTTCTGCAGGTATTTATGCCTATCGGAATGGGCAAATAATCCCAACCAGCCAAGGCACCGAACTCGAATCCACCACCGTCTTCCACATCACCAAAGACTCACAAGGCAACCTCTGGGGCGGCTATAGCGGCGGCATATTAAAAATCAAAGACGGTCAATTAAAAGTCTATGAAATGCCTAAAAGCTTTCCGTACATAAATATCTTTCATGTATGGCGTGATGCCAACGAAGGACTTTGGCTTACCACCAATGCGGGGCTCTACCGTGTAAAAATTTCAGACATCGAACACACGACTTCAAGCCATACATTTACTTATCAAAGCTACTTAAAAACAGACGGCTTACCGTCTAACAATATCACCGCCCTATCCGAAGTGTATGCAGAGCAGGACACGTTATGGATTCCTTTTAGTGGCGGCATCGTCGAACTCAATCCAGCACGACTGAGGAACGAAGCCTTTCAGCCCAGACTATTGATCGACCAGGTCAGGGTGAATGGTATCAACTTACCCACTACCGAGCTCAACAATGAGACCCCTAAAGAATTCGCTCCGGGGCTGCGCTATATGCGAATCAACTACACCGCACCCCGATTCCAAGGCGGCGAAGACCTGATCTTCCGTTATCGGCTGAAAGGCTTTGAAGATTGGGATGAAAGTTCTCGTCGCGAAGCCGTCTACACAAATCTACCTCCAGGCGATTATACCTTCGAGGTAAGCTGCATGGCGGATACTAGCACCGATCCCAAAGAGGTACAATGGGCCCGCTTTCATTTCACCATCCACCCATACTTCCATCAAACGGTCTGGTTTTACTTTCTAATCTTCAGCGCCTTCGCACTCGTCGCCTACTTAGCGCATAACTGGCGACTAAAGCGATCACAGCGACAAAATGAACGACTCGAAACACTCGTCAATCAACGCACCCAAGAGCTCAAACACCAAAGTGAAGAGCTCTTAATGGCCAAAGAGCACGCAGAGTCAGCCAATCGTCTAAAAAGCGAATTCACAGCGAACATCAGTCATGAAATTCGCACCCCCATGAACTCAATCATCGGCTTTACCGACATTTTACGCAGCGAGATCAACGACCCCACCCACAAGGACTACCTAAACACCGTATATAAGTCTGCGACCATGCTCATGGCGATGTTTAATGACCTACTCGATCTATCAAAGATTGAAGCCAATAAACTCTCGATGCACCCGCGCCCCTCAGACCTGATTAAAGAGTGTCACGAAACTCTGCAAATGCTGAGTCCCAAGTTGAATCAAAAAGGCCTGAGTATTCACTTCGAACACTCCCCGAACTTTCCGAAACAAGTGCTGATCGATGCCACCCGTTTTCGTCAAGTGCTGCTAAACATTGTCGGTAATGCCATCAAGTTCACAGATACGGGCGGTATAAAGATCAATTTAAAACTGCGACAAGCATCCGAAAGTCATGCCAATATTTCCTGCCAGATTGATGATACCGGCATCGGTATTCCACAGAAAATGCAAAAGCGTATCTTTCATGCATTTGAACAAGCCAGTCGCGACTTCACTCGTAATGAAACAGGCTCCGGGCTGGGCCTGGCGATCTCGTTACGGCTAATACAGATGATGCACGGCCGAATCCTAGTAGATAGCAAGGAAGGCGTCGGTTCTACCTTTACCATTGAACTCCCCAGCGTAGTGATCTGTCACCATGAGAAATCGTCCCCTCACAGCACGCAACAGTTTGAATCCGCCCAGCACTCAAACGAAGCTTTTCCATCCGAAATAAATGCCTCATGGATGATTGAAATGTTCAAACTCGAAACACTCGGTCAGGAAGCCCTCGACACCCTCCTGGGTATCATTAAGGACGAGCTAATGCCTGCCCTCACTAAAATGGATACGGCCCGTTTTCAATCGATCATCTATAAGCTGCAAGCCATCAATACGACTAAAAACATCGAGCAACTAGATGCTCTGTGTCATTTGATTCGAGAATATTCCGAACGAATTGATATCTCAGGTAGCCGTCATTTACGTCGAATACTCAACGATGCCCTGATCGAGCTCAATCATCCACACACATGA
- a CDS encoding phosphoglycerate dehydrogenase: MKILLTTTSYQDCPGDHHALLESTGAEIVRERGPLSEARMLELAGDFDAFLCGDDEITQAVIDKSLPKLKIIAKYGIGVDKIDVAYATEKKIPVSFCPGVNHTTVAEHVFMLLLALNKNLMEQANTTAAGGWKRMTGHEIMGKTIGIIGLGRIGREVAIRANAFGMKCIGYDLYWPEDFAKEQNIERADGITQLLRCSDIVSLHTNLTEETRDMICAASIKNMKEGAILINCGRGELTHTGDIAAALESGQLGGYGADVLDQEPPPADHPLLGAKNCIITPHVGSRTYESVQRQAGMATQNLVNLLKGEKALAQVNDVPPPAALI; encoded by the coding sequence ATGAAAATCCTCCTGACGACTACCTCCTATCAAGATTGCCCCGGCGACCACCACGCGCTGTTAGAAAGCACTGGCGCCGAAATCGTTCGCGAACGCGGGCCGCTTTCCGAAGCCCGCATGTTAGAACTCGCAGGCGACTTTGACGCCTTTCTCTGCGGGGACGATGAGATCACCCAGGCGGTGATTGATAAGTCACTGCCGAAGCTGAAGATTATTGCTAAATATGGCATCGGCGTGGATAAGATCGACGTCGCCTATGCGACGGAGAAAAAAATCCCCGTGAGCTTTTGTCCCGGCGTGAATCACACCACTGTGGCGGAGCATGTTTTCATGCTACTGCTGGCGCTGAATAAGAATTTGATGGAGCAAGCTAATACGACCGCAGCCGGTGGTTGGAAGCGTATGACCGGGCATGAGATCATGGGTAAAACCATCGGCATCATCGGTCTCGGACGAATTGGCCGTGAAGTGGCCATCCGCGCCAACGCCTTCGGCATGAAATGTATTGGTTACGATCTTTACTGGCCGGAAGATTTTGCGAAAGAGCAGAATATCGAGCGCGCTGACGGTATCACACAGTTACTTCGTTGCAGCGACATCGTATCGCTGCACACAAACCTGACCGAAGAAACACGGGATATGATTTGTGCTGCGAGCATCAAGAATATGAAAGAGGGCGCGATTCTCATCAACTGTGGTCGCGGGGAACTCACACATACCGGCGATATCGCTGCGGCTCTGGAAAGCGGCCAACTCGGTGGTTACGGTGCCGACGTGCTCGATCAAGAGCCGCCTCCTGCAGACCACCCATTACTGGGTGCTAAGAACTGCATTATTACCCCACACGTGGGCTCGCGCACTTACGAGAGCGTGCAACGTCAAGCAGGCATGGCTACCCAGAACTTAGTCAACTTGCTCAAGGGCGAAAAAGCTCTGGCACAGGTCAACGACGTGCCACCACCAGCTGCGCTTATTTAA
- a CDS encoding hybrid sensor histidine kinase/response regulator, producing the protein METQEHSITPKVLIVDDEPQNLRLVGEILRRADISFILALDGQEALDAVATEKPDLILLDVMMPRMDGFAVCANLKKSPDTASIPIIFLSAASSPAEVVSGFTAGAVDYIKKPFVREELLARVYTHLRLSATQRQLDAESKAKAELIARLAHDIKNPSGAIKGLSKYIIDELKHCQHENLPEILSMAQLIQDSADGMTDLVIGILDEARRSAHSNENSVTETIQVAEVIEYLLQLNSLSAREKDIDIDFTNTHPAQVAISRRILVEMFDNLLNNAIKYSSEGANIQVRLKSPQLFASGMRFEVIDQAPTITAEKRAGLFSPFAQGDSKNTVEASHGVGLSIVQRLVKMHAGKLGVEAREQGDGNRFYIELPTSSIE; encoded by the coding sequence ATGGAAACACAAGAGCATTCAATAACTCCGAAAGTCTTAATCGTTGATGATGAGCCACAAAACCTAAGATTAGTGGGCGAAATCCTACGTCGCGCCGACATTTCATTCATCCTCGCGTTGGATGGTCAAGAAGCTCTGGATGCAGTAGCCACGGAAAAACCGGATTTGATTTTGTTAGACGTGATGATGCCGAGGATGGACGGCTTCGCCGTTTGCGCGAATCTAAAAAAATCTCCAGATACAGCATCGATTCCCATTATTTTTCTGAGCGCAGCCAGCAGCCCGGCAGAAGTCGTGAGTGGCTTTACCGCTGGGGCCGTTGATTATATCAAAAAACCATTTGTACGCGAAGAGTTACTGGCACGCGTCTACACACACTTACGCTTAAGCGCGACACAAAGGCAACTGGATGCAGAGTCTAAAGCTAAAGCCGAACTAATTGCACGGCTGGCACACGACATCAAGAACCCATCCGGTGCCATCAAAGGCCTCAGTAAGTATATCATCGATGAACTCAAACACTGCCAACATGAGAATTTGCCAGAAATTCTCTCGATGGCTCAATTGATACAAGATTCCGCCGATGGTATGACCGACCTGGTGATCGGCATACTCGATGAGGCACGCAGGAGCGCACACTCAAACGAAAACTCAGTGACTGAAACCATTCAAGTGGCCGAGGTCATCGAATACCTACTTCAACTCAACAGCTTGAGTGCCAGGGAAAAAGATATCGATATTGATTTTACCAACACCCACCCTGCCCAAGTAGCCATTAGTCGACGCATCCTTGTCGAAATGTTTGATAATTTGCTCAACAACGCGATCAAATACTCTAGCGAAGGAGCCAACATACAAGTTCGACTCAAGTCGCCACAGCTATTCGCATCCGGAATGCGTTTCGAAGTGATCGACCAGGCTCCTACCATCACAGCAGAAAAACGTGCTGGTCTCTTTAGCCCCTTCGCCCAAGGAGACTCCAAAAACACCGTAGAAGCCTCGCACGGTGTCGGCCTCTCAATCGTCCAAAGACTCGTCAAGATGCACGCCGGCAAACTTGGAGTGGAAGCACGTGAACAAGGAGACGGCAATCGATTCTATATCGAATTACCCACCTCATCGATCGAGTAA
- the uxaC gene encoding glucuronate isomerase: MSYLHENFLLPNSTAQRLYHEVAADQPIIDYHCHLPPEAVAGNARFPDLSEIWLGGDHYKWRAMRAAGEPESLITGKDSSPKEKFDAWARTVPQTVRNPLHHWTHLELKRYFDCDLVLSPKTADAIWERANAKIAQDSFNVQNICKQFDVRAVGTTDDPVDSLEHHIAFNATSGQTTKMFPTFRPDKGMITTNLSAWNTWTDRLAQVSGQSLDSAADFMAALKGRHDYFHQHGCRLTDHGLEACPYAPCDESQAESIYKKLRQEQALSETEAEQWMTYLMQAVASWNAARGWTMQLHLGPIRNNNTKMFQQLGPDTGYDSMLDEPVARKTVAFLDSLALRDALPKTIFYHINPSYLYPFATLMGSYQDGSVPGKMQLGSGWWHVDTLDGMRTQIDVLSSVGLLSKFVGMLTDSRSFLSFPRHEYFRRLLCGVIGQDVAAGLIPDDRELLDTLVSDICYHNAKNYFNFPGI; this comes from the coding sequence ATGTCTTATCTCCACGAAAACTTCCTACTCCCGAATTCGACCGCGCAGCGCCTTTATCATGAAGTGGCAGCGGATCAGCCGATCATAGATTACCACTGTCACCTTCCGCCTGAGGCGGTGGCTGGCAATGCGCGTTTCCCGGATCTCTCTGAGATTTGGCTGGGGGGCGACCATTACAAATGGCGCGCCATGCGTGCCGCGGGCGAGCCTGAGAGTTTGATCACAGGCAAGGACAGCAGCCCCAAGGAGAAGTTTGACGCCTGGGCACGCACGGTCCCGCAGACAGTGCGGAATCCCTTGCATCATTGGACGCACTTGGAATTGAAGCGTTACTTCGATTGTGACCTGGTGCTGAGTCCGAAAACCGCGGATGCGATCTGGGAACGAGCCAATGCGAAGATCGCGCAAGACAGCTTCAATGTGCAAAATATCTGTAAGCAGTTTGATGTGCGCGCTGTCGGCACGACCGATGATCCGGTGGATTCGCTGGAGCATCACATCGCATTCAATGCCACTTCCGGGCAAACGACCAAGATGTTCCCCACCTTTCGCCCCGACAAGGGGATGATTACCACGAATCTGAGCGCGTGGAACACGTGGACAGATCGACTCGCGCAAGTTTCCGGACAGTCGCTTGACAGTGCAGCCGATTTTATGGCTGCCCTTAAAGGGCGTCATGATTACTTTCATCAGCATGGTTGCCGCTTGACCGATCATGGTCTTGAAGCCTGCCCTTATGCGCCTTGCGATGAGAGTCAGGCTGAGTCTATCTACAAAAAGCTACGTCAAGAACAGGCGCTCTCCGAGACAGAAGCTGAACAATGGATGACGTATCTAATGCAAGCGGTGGCGAGTTGGAATGCGGCTCGTGGTTGGACAATGCAATTACACCTCGGCCCGATCCGTAATAATAATACCAAGATGTTCCAGCAATTGGGACCCGACACTGGCTACGACTCGATGCTCGACGAGCCAGTGGCGCGTAAGACGGTTGCCTTTTTGGACAGTCTGGCGCTTCGGGATGCTTTGCCTAAAACGATCTTTTACCACATCAATCCTTCGTATCTCTATCCTTTTGCCACCTTGATGGGCAGCTACCAGGATGGCTCCGTCCCTGGCAAAATGCAGCTCGGCTCGGGCTGGTGGCATGTGGACACTTTGGATGGTATGCGCACACAGATCGATGTGCTGTCGAGTGTAGGCTTGTTGAGCAAATTCGTTGGTATGTTGACCGACTCACGTAGCTTCCTCAGCTTCCCGCGCCATGAGTATTTCCGCCGTCTACTTTGCGGTGTGATCGGGCAAGATGTGGCTGCTGGCCTGATTCCGGATGACCGCGAGTTGCTGGACACACTCGTCTCTGATATCTGTTATCATAACGCAAAAAACTATTTTAATTTCCCTGGCATCTAA
- a CDS encoding Ldh family oxidoreductase: protein MSEKFYIVPQEQHDALVAAAYQHRGYTEDESAQAARFSAFASHHGIRTHNAIKALHLDHLFGSATGGCTPAVEIEKLPCRFAASEIWNANKKLGQATAYEAIDRACELADQYGIGQVSVDNAFHYLWGGGYVMEAAKRGYIAYTNCTAALAEVVPFMGKYPTLGTNPHSWGFPTTDAVGFPIVIDWATSVIAMGRVQQFQREGTALPPNAAVDADGNPTTDANAVKALMPFGAHKGYGLSLINEIVGAFIGGSLPTLRSREIPAGEKRTPAFYFQVIHPDAINGGAFAQGRDQAANVKAVIEDILGHGNENCLLPGQLEARWAERVVKAGGLLFSEAEIQAFNEIAEECGAATWSLDEFKSE, encoded by the coding sequence ATGTCTGAAAAATTCTATATCGTCCCTCAAGAGCAGCACGATGCGCTCGTCGCTGCAGCGTATCAACACCGCGGATACACTGAAGATGAATCCGCGCAAGCTGCCCGCTTCTCTGCATTCGCTTCCCATCATGGTATCCGCACCCACAACGCCATCAAGGCCTTGCACCTTGATCATCTCTTTGGCAGCGCGACGGGCGGTTGCACCCCAGCGGTGGAGATTGAGAAATTACCTTGCCGTTTCGCAGCCAGCGAAATTTGGAACGCCAATAAGAAGCTCGGACAGGCGACCGCATATGAGGCAATTGATCGCGCTTGTGAATTAGCCGATCAATATGGCATCGGCCAAGTGTCCGTCGACAACGCCTTTCACTATTTGTGGGGCGGTGGCTATGTGATGGAAGCCGCCAAACGCGGCTATATTGCCTATACCAACTGCACGGCGGCACTGGCTGAAGTGGTGCCGTTTATGGGTAAATATCCGACGCTTGGTACCAATCCTCACAGCTGGGGCTTTCCCACCACCGACGCCGTCGGTTTCCCCATCGTCATCGATTGGGCGACCTCTGTCATTGCGATGGGGCGCGTGCAACAGTTTCAGCGTGAAGGCACCGCTTTGCCGCCCAATGCCGCAGTGGATGCCGACGGCAATCCGACGACTGATGCCAATGCAGTCAAAGCGCTCATGCCCTTTGGCGCGCACAAGGGCTACGGTCTGAGTTTGATCAACGAAATCGTAGGTGCTTTTATTGGCGGTAGTCTGCCCACACTGCGTAGCCGCGAGATCCCGGCTGGAGAGAAGCGCACACCGGCATTTTACTTTCAAGTCATCCATCCCGACGCCATCAACGGCGGCGCTTTTGCGCAGGGGCGTGATCAGGCTGCAAATGTAAAAGCGGTGATCGAAGACATCCTAGGGCATGGCAATGAGAATTGCTTGCTGCCCGGGCAACTTGAAGCCCGCTGGGCAGAACGCGTAGTTAAAGCAGGCGGTTTGCTCTTCTCTGAAGCCGAAATACAGGCCTTTAACGAGATTGCGGAAGAATGTGGCGCCGCGACGTGGAGCCTGGATGAGTTTAAGAGCGAGTAG
- a CDS encoding TonB-dependent receptor gives MTRIQRIYKPSQFIQILAAHICLLSPLISATDRYTQLEEYVVFSPISKSESVLPNDHPFSSVYGYESGILDTPRNVTVISKTQLEAISLKDVRDFSKLTSSSYTSSNFGAPTTPSIRGQTADSLLNGMRKGLSNNGNGMPFNTNSVESVNILKGPPSVMVGASQYVGGYVDLISKRPTGYNEGRLDLTLDSEGMRKVQIDQNQVVSDTVSLRISLTGEDSSDYYWDDYRRQTTALYAALDWQPNDTYQLEILTEFFTANYTENWGINRPTDDLIDHLDYITGIGSTGGFLDHVTTTGTTKISRDARLHGEGDDSNGDYFTLQAIQTIRSSPDTTFVNNSLFQYRDRDTYSSYQYSEVLRDNFRFENRTEAQTNGQWLGLFHSLNLGLDLSYQDVWAVNDYYHEPANAWDLVNQSPANIGLSDTEVFYTAFFYNAFPMSGESARGKLSARPGSNSSTYKIDSTGETVQGNEDSNDSQTTSVGIFVQDDSELTDRLNLLIGGRIDYVYAQSKDPMFHDMIRYLENLNPTEDYSEVKQAEDSHGDFVPNFNLGLVYKLTASQRLYANFNYSESIPVDLGGGIALREDGQLDQDAFDAASQLFELGYKGTFYDGTLYTSINLFQQDRLEPQSLGSDQEVEVWGVETELHYQPTERFYMVFGYSYMESITRNGINAALTPISAVAANGGTYQYTSFAEFEGYDADTPGVPKHIINGLAAYQLTDSMSASIGFLVTSPMNLAFDVPASARVDDQQAVAPGDLKSAEIPWQYSIDLGLRYETEHWALAIYLLNATDEENWGSVTGLYGNDSIFAELPRRVEVTASLKW, from the coding sequence ATGACCCGCATCCAACGAATATACAAACCCTCACAATTCATCCAGATATTGGCAGCGCACATATGCCTGCTAAGCCCTCTAATTAGCGCCACAGACCGCTACACACAACTCGAAGAGTACGTCGTCTTCTCGCCCATCTCAAAAAGCGAGAGTGTCCTGCCGAACGACCACCCCTTCAGCTCTGTCTATGGCTACGAAAGCGGCATCCTCGATACACCACGTAACGTCACCGTCATTTCCAAGACACAATTGGAAGCCATCAGCCTGAAAGACGTTCGCGATTTCAGCAAGCTCACCTCCTCCAGTTATACCAGTTCAAATTTTGGTGCACCCACCACTCCCAGTATCCGAGGCCAAACAGCAGACAGTTTACTCAACGGCATGCGCAAAGGGCTTAGTAATAACGGGAACGGCATGCCCTTCAACACAAACTCAGTAGAATCGGTCAATATACTAAAAGGACCTCCTTCAGTCATGGTGGGTGCCTCACAATATGTAGGAGGCTACGTCGACCTCATTAGCAAACGCCCCACCGGCTACAATGAGGGGCGCTTGGACTTAACGCTAGACAGCGAAGGTATGCGTAAAGTGCAAATCGATCAAAATCAAGTGGTCTCCGACACAGTCAGTCTACGGATCAGTCTTACTGGCGAGGACAGTAGCGACTACTATTGGGACGACTATAGGCGACAAACCACAGCCCTCTATGCCGCACTCGATTGGCAGCCGAACGACACCTACCAACTCGAAATTCTTACAGAATTTTTCACAGCCAACTACACCGAAAACTGGGGCATAAATCGCCCCACCGATGACTTAATCGACCATCTCGACTATATAACAGGGATCGGCTCTACGGGCGGATTCCTCGATCATGTCACAACCACAGGCACGACGAAAATATCAAGAGACGCACGCCTGCACGGCGAAGGCGATGATTCCAATGGCGACTACTTCACACTTCAGGCGATCCAGACTATCCGCTCAAGCCCGGACACCACATTCGTCAACAATTCGCTTTTTCAGTATCGAGACCGAGACACATACAGCTCATATCAATACTCCGAAGTACTGCGCGACAACTTTCGCTTCGAAAATCGAACTGAAGCCCAAACCAATGGACAATGGCTGGGGCTCTTCCACAGTCTAAACCTAGGGCTGGACCTAAGCTATCAGGATGTATGGGCCGTCAACGATTACTATCACGAACCGGCGAACGCATGGGACTTAGTCAACCAAAGTCCCGCAAACATCGGACTGAGCGATACAGAAGTCTTTTACACGGCATTTTTCTACAACGCATTTCCAATGAGTGGAGAAAGCGCACGTGGCAAGTTGAGCGCTCGCCCCGGATCCAATAGCTCGACCTATAAGATCGATTCCACGGGCGAAACCGTCCAAGGCAACGAAGACAGCAACGACTCTCAAACCACATCCGTCGGCATTTTTGTGCAAGACGACAGCGAGCTCACAGATCGTCTGAACTTATTGATAGGCGGACGAATCGACTACGTCTACGCACAATCTAAAGACCCCATGTTTCATGACATGATTCGATACCTCGAAAATCTCAATCCCACCGAAGACTATTCCGAAGTGAAACAAGCAGAAGACAGCCACGGCGACTTTGTGCCCAACTTCAACTTAGGACTCGTATATAAATTGACCGCCTCTCAACGGCTGTATGCGAACTTTAACTACAGCGAATCCATCCCCGTCGACCTGGGTGGTGGCATCGCCCTACGCGAAGATGGACAGCTCGACCAAGACGCCTTTGACGCAGCCAGCCAGCTGTTTGAGCTAGGATATAAGGGCACTTTCTACGATGGAACACTCTACACAAGCATCAACCTCTTTCAGCAAGACAGGCTAGAGCCACAATCCCTCGGCAGTGATCAAGAAGTAGAAGTCTGGGGCGTCGAAACAGAACTTCACTATCAGCCAACCGAGCGTTTCTACATGGTTTTCGGCTATAGCTACATGGAATCGATCACTCGCAACGGCATCAACGCAGCGCTGACTCCGATCAGTGCAGTAGCTGCCAACGGGGGCACCTATCAATATACAAGCTTCGCAGAATTTGAAGGTTACGATGCCGATACCCCCGGTGTCCCCAAACACATTATCAACGGGCTCGCGGCCTATCAATTGACCGATTCGATGAGTGCCAGTATCGGTTTCTTAGTCACCTCCCCCATGAACCTCGCCTTCGATGTGCCCGCATCCGCCCGGGTGGATGACCAACAGGCCGTAGCCCCCGGCGATCTTAAGAGCGCTGAAATACCATGGCAGTATTCGATCGATCTAGGCCTGCGCTACGAAACCGAACACTGGGCGTTAGCCATCTATCTACTCAACGCCACCGATGAAGAAAATTGGGGCAGCGTAACTGGCCTCTACGGAAACGACTCCATTTTCGCCGAGCTCCCACGTCGCGTAGAAGTCACCGCGTCGCTCAAGTGGTAA